In Flavobacterium lacustre, a genomic segment contains:
- a CDS encoding circularly permuted type 2 ATP-grasp protein, with amino-acid sequence MIQDISLGLLNAYKETINSYDEVLDQNGQVKPYWKGLFDTLESVGIEGLELRNQEIIKKLKENGVTYNVYDSNNESNRAWKLDPIPFLIHQSEWETIEKGLKQRAHLLDLILKDIYGPQLLIKNAIIPAELIFDNSGFLLPCFDIKQKHDKQLLTYAVDLARGPDGKMWLLDNRTQSPSGSGYALENRIVMSKVFPELNKKTYRSRLSPYFSQLQQTVDTLGTNTNENPNVVFLTPGPGNETYFEHVYLSSYLGYTLVQGNDLLVRDGFVWLKSIDQLERVDVIIKRLDDEWCDPLELRRDSLLGIPGLLQVIRLGNVAVLNPPGTSVLENYGLMAFMQNACKFLLKEPLLMPSVATWWCGQAKELQYVLEHLPQLIIKKTNRKQGFRSIYGRLLNKEQLEDLKKLIQKSPKDFVAQEEVSLSTTPSFINGKIEPRYAAMRAFLVSDGDEYKVMQGGLTRSSAVKGKFEISNQLGGISKDTWIITDTPTEYQEKTVERKNAINQLNNSLTSRNAENLFWVGRMCERTMALRSFLKIILNRLNENVTTKGNKQPDFLIVLLKSLTHLTQSYPGFVGKITKDQEEVDTEAVLENPIAELLLLINDSRKAGSVSYNVQALLNTINQVSEKWNHDTRRIINLVEDSLISLKNTNTSNINQVNHALDKLHIRLFSFYGNIYETLPRDNGFYLLETGKNVERILSLISVFRSTFNFKKNHDEEIVLMEAILENHHLLAQYRNIYKSHWSLKAVINMVFLEKNLPYTLSYLLDTLSYYLSKLPKTMEPNRLSIAEKSVLEASTIIKLIDAERLIQVQEETQFRPELDQTLSQVFELISNVSNNLASLYFNHSVMQHSILNTLETIDSDEI; translated from the coding sequence ATGATTCAAGATATTTCATTGGGACTACTAAACGCCTATAAAGAGACTATCAATTCATACGATGAAGTCTTAGACCAAAACGGACAGGTAAAGCCGTATTGGAAAGGGCTTTTTGATACTTTAGAATCCGTAGGAATTGAAGGATTGGAGTTGCGCAATCAGGAAATCATAAAAAAATTAAAGGAAAACGGTGTTACCTATAACGTTTATGATTCGAATAATGAATCCAATCGTGCTTGGAAACTAGACCCGATTCCGTTTCTAATTCACCAATCGGAATGGGAGACCATTGAAAAAGGACTGAAACAAAGAGCGCATTTGCTGGATTTGATTTTAAAAGACATCTATGGTCCACAATTACTGATTAAAAACGCCATCATTCCTGCCGAATTAATTTTTGATAATTCCGGTTTTCTGTTGCCTTGTTTTGATATTAAACAAAAACATGACAAACAATTACTGACGTATGCCGTGGATTTAGCCCGTGGTCCTGACGGGAAAATGTGGTTGTTAGACAATAGAACCCAATCGCCATCCGGTTCCGGATATGCGTTGGAAAACCGAATCGTAATGAGTAAGGTTTTCCCGGAACTCAATAAAAAAACGTATAGAAGCAGGCTTTCCCCTTATTTCAGTCAGTTGCAACAAACCGTTGACACGCTGGGAACGAATACGAATGAAAACCCAAATGTAGTCTTCCTGACTCCCGGTCCCGGAAATGAGACTTACTTTGAACACGTTTATCTTTCCTCGTATTTGGGATATACTTTGGTACAAGGAAACGATTTATTAGTCCGAGATGGTTTTGTATGGCTAAAATCAATCGATCAACTCGAACGTGTTGATGTTATTATAAAAAGATTGGATGACGAATGGTGTGATCCACTTGAATTACGAAGAGATTCTTTGCTGGGTATTCCCGGTTTATTGCAAGTGATTCGTCTCGGCAATGTAGCGGTTTTAAATCCTCCCGGAACCAGTGTTTTAGAAAATTACGGACTCATGGCTTTCATGCAAAATGCCTGTAAATTTTTACTCAAAGAACCTTTATTGATGCCTTCTGTTGCTACCTGGTGGTGCGGACAAGCAAAAGAATTGCAATATGTTTTAGAACATTTACCACAATTAATTATAAAAAAAACCAATCGGAAACAAGGTTTCCGATCTATTTATGGGCGGTTGTTGAATAAAGAACAGTTAGAAGATCTGAAAAAGCTGATTCAAAAAAGCCCCAAAGATTTTGTAGCCCAAGAAGAAGTGAGTTTATCGACCACCCCTTCTTTCATCAACGGAAAAATAGAACCCCGATACGCTGCCATGAGAGCGTTTTTAGTCTCAGACGGTGACGAATATAAAGTAATGCAAGGCGGCTTAACGCGAAGTTCTGCCGTAAAAGGGAAGTTTGAAATATCCAATCAATTGGGTGGGATTTCAAAAGATACTTGGATTATAACCGATACGCCGACCGAATACCAAGAGAAAACGGTAGAACGTAAAAATGCCATCAACCAACTCAACAATTCGTTGACCAGCCGAAATGCTGAAAACCTATTTTGGGTAGGACGCATGTGCGAAAGAACGATGGCACTTCGAAGTTTTCTGAAAATCATACTGAACCGACTCAACGAAAACGTAACGACCAAAGGGAATAAACAACCTGATTTTCTGATTGTTTTATTAAAATCGCTTACACATCTCACCCAATCATATCCTGGATTTGTGGGTAAAATAACCAAAGATCAAGAAGAAGTTGATACGGAAGCCGTTTTAGAAAATCCAATTGCGGAATTGCTGCTTTTGATTAACGATTCCAGAAAAGCGGGTTCTGTCAGTTACAACGTTCAAGCGTTATTGAACACCATTAATCAGGTGAGCGAAAAATGGAATCATGATACGCGTCGTATTATTAATTTAGTCGAAGACAGTCTTATTTCCCTTAAAAATACCAATACCAGCAACATCAATCAGGTGAATCATGCTTTAGACAAATTGCATATTCGATTGTTTTCCTTTTATGGAAATATCTATGAAACGCTTCCTCGTGATAATGGCTTTTACTTGTTAGAAACCGGAAAAAATGTAGAACGAATTCTATCGCTGATTTCGGTTTTTCGATCTACTTTCAATTTCAAAAAGAATCATGACGAAGAAATTGTTTTGATGGAAGCGATTTTAGAAAACCATCATCTTTTAGCGCAATACCGAAATATTTACAAGTCACATTGGAGTTTAAAAGCGGTTATTAATATGGTATTTTTAGAAAAAAACCTGCCTTATACGTTGTCGTATTTATTGGATACGCTGTCATATTACTTATCGAAATTGCCAAAAACAATGGAGCCGAATCGATTGAGTATTGCTGAAAAATCAGTTTTGGAAGCCAGTACGATAATCAAATTAATCGATGCCGAACGTTTGATACAAGTACAGGAAGAAACGCAATTTCGTCCTGAATTAGACCAAACGCTTTCACAAGTATTTGAACTCATTTCGAATGTTTCAAATAACTTGGCAAGCTTGTATTTTAACCATTCGGTGATGCAACATTCTATTTTAAATACTCTTGAAACTATAGATTCTGATGAAATATAA
- a CDS encoding transglutaminase family protein has product MKYKLKHQTIYTYVNSVHNYQSILCLQPQNSAKQICKNFKIDIEPKPSKIYSRTDYFGNIQHYFSLHESHKSLKVTVSSEIEVLSNVVQPLNPISCEEARIKFRTNHALKTAVLQYQLPSQFISWDEEIIAFAQSCLIPEVSLFEAVLDLIKKIYTEFQFKSGATNVNTPLKTVLKERKGVCQDFSHLAIACLRSVGIPARYVSGYIETLPPKGKPKLEGSDASHAWISVYIPEMGWCEFDPTNNMIPQQRHIVTAYGRDFADVSPMKGIIFSSGDHKVKVEVDVIPVL; this is encoded by the coding sequence ATGAAATATAAACTCAAACATCAAACGATTTACACCTATGTAAATTCGGTACACAATTACCAGAGTATCTTGTGTTTACAGCCCCAGAATTCTGCGAAACAAATTTGTAAAAACTTCAAAATAGACATTGAGCCGAAACCTTCTAAAATTTACAGCAGAACGGATTATTTTGGAAACATACAGCACTATTTTTCGCTTCATGAGTCGCACAAATCACTGAAAGTTACGGTATCAAGTGAGATTGAAGTTTTGAGCAATGTCGTGCAACCTTTAAACCCAATTAGTTGTGAGGAAGCCCGAATAAAATTCCGTACAAATCATGCGCTCAAAACAGCAGTTTTGCAGTATCAACTGCCGAGTCAATTCATCAGTTGGGATGAAGAAATTATAGCATTTGCCCAAAGTTGCCTGATCCCGGAGGTTTCACTTTTTGAAGCTGTTTTAGATTTAATCAAAAAAATATATACTGAATTCCAATTCAAATCAGGTGCCACCAATGTTAATACGCCTTTAAAAACAGTACTAAAAGAGCGAAAAGGCGTTTGCCAGGATTTCTCTCATTTGGCCATTGCCTGTTTGCGAAGCGTAGGTATTCCAGCACGATATGTGAGTGGTTATATTGAAACGCTTCCGCCAAAAGGCAAGCCAAAACTAGAAGGTTCTGATGCCTCACATGCTTGGATATCGGTTTACATTCCGGAAATGGGTTGGTGCGAATTTGACCCGACTAACAATATGATTCCGCAACAGCGCCATATTGTAACGGCTTACGGAAGGGATTTTGCCGATGTATCACCTATGAAAGGTATTATTTTCAGTTCTGGAGATCATAAGGTAAAAGTGGAAGTTGATGTAATTCCAGTACTTTAA
- a CDS encoding protein-glutamine glutaminase family protein yields MVDLNTANALFAAILQYGIPFGYQQANCHNISHYISMLLASKGYLCAKIWAFAPVVYSTSSSKLISFADKKNISPNGKIDWGYHVAPVLQVRMGTKVRKMVLDPGLFPKGPVRYRTWLAKLKTRKLIYLIVDSEWYLFNSSVIPNSQLQSDSDGLSDSNQPNVKLPDWFSDKLITDFFKYEEDSLEQNWIEKGLAVNETAMTFYNAEIKPLLHSKQNLLLVTDYKMLVGNVFNFETIFRDTNWNNEMNDDFQLRHQDIIAKYREIYLWNFNKWKESLAALNEIISKNSIG; encoded by the coding sequence ATAGTAGATCTAAATACAGCAAACGCTTTATTTGCAGCAATTTTACAATATGGAATTCCGTTTGGTTATCAACAAGCTAATTGCCATAATATTTCGCATTATATCAGTATGCTGTTAGCTTCTAAAGGCTATCTATGCGCCAAAATTTGGGCATTTGCGCCAGTGGTGTATTCTACATCCAGCAGCAAATTAATTTCGTTTGCCGATAAAAAAAACATATCTCCAAATGGAAAAATAGATTGGGGATATCATGTAGCTCCAGTACTTCAGGTACGAATGGGTACTAAAGTGCGTAAAATGGTTCTTGATCCGGGATTATTTCCAAAAGGTCCAGTTCGTTACAGAACTTGGCTGGCCAAACTAAAAACCAGAAAACTGATTTATTTAATTGTGGATTCCGAATGGTATTTATTCAATTCGTCAGTGATTCCTAATTCGCAATTGCAATCCGATTCGGATGGATTATCTGATTCTAATCAGCCTAACGTAAAACTACCCGATTGGTTTTCGGACAAACTCATAACTGATTTTTTTAAATACGAAGAAGATTCTTTAGAACAGAATTGGATAGAAAAAGGATTAGCCGTAAACGAGACCGCCATGACTTTCTATAATGCAGAAATCAAACCCCTACTGCATTCGAAACAAAACCTCCTTTTAGTTACCGATTATAAAATGCTAGTTGGTAATGTCTTTAATTTCGAAACTATTTTCAGAGACACGAATTGGAACAACGAAATGAATGATGACTTTCAGTTGAGACACCAAGATATAATTGCCAAATACCGGGAAATCTACCTTTGGAATTTCAACAAATGGAAAGAATCGCTTGCAGCATTAAATGAAATCATCAGCAAAAACAGCATAGGATAA
- a CDS encoding EamA/RhaT family transporter, which yields MLFLILSILCSVTVGVLFKVARLYTISITQIVTTNYVLALILCYFFFSPDLATVTAQAPWGIYIPLGILLPSIFLFLAASIQHMGIVKTDAAQRLSLFIPILAAWLIFGEQFNTLKITAFLIAFPALLLILTKPSDNTENKWVYPAVVLVGFGLIDILFKQIALYTNLPYTTSLFVVFGIAMAIMLVVISIEIWYKKRKLKYKSILFGALVGLFNFGNILFYLKAHQSFAENPSTVFAGMNMGVIIIGSLTGIFVFKEKLSKMNYTGLFLALIAIVLIVMSQR from the coding sequence ATGCTATTCCTGATTTTAAGTATACTATGCAGTGTTACCGTAGGTGTTCTCTTTAAAGTTGCCCGCCTATACACCATCAGCATTACACAAATTGTCACCACAAATTACGTATTGGCACTTATTCTTTGTTACTTTTTTTTCAGTCCGGATCTTGCAACGGTTACTGCTCAAGCTCCTTGGGGAATTTATATTCCGCTTGGTATTTTGTTACCGTCGATATTTCTTTTTTTGGCGGCTTCAATACAACACATGGGAATTGTAAAAACCGATGCTGCTCAACGATTATCATTATTCATTCCTATATTAGCCGCTTGGCTGATTTTTGGAGAACAATTTAATACACTAAAAATAACAGCTTTCTTAATTGCTTTTCCGGCATTGCTGCTTATTTTGACAAAGCCTTCAGACAATACGGAAAATAAATGGGTTTATCCTGCGGTTGTTTTGGTTGGTTTTGGACTGATAGATATTCTTTTCAAGCAAATCGCATTATATACGAATCTGCCCTATACCACCTCTTTGTTTGTTGTTTTCGGTATAGCAATGGCCATAATGCTGGTGGTTATAAGTATTGAAATATGGTATAAAAAAAGAAAATTAAAGTACAAAAGCATTCTTTTTGGAGCTTTAGTAGGGCTTTTTAACTTCGGAAATATTTTATTCTATTTGAAAGCGCATCAATCTTTTGCCGAAAATCCTTCTACTGTTTTTGCGGGAATGAATATGGGAGTAATTATCATTGGGAGCCTGACGGGCATTTTTGTTTTTAAAGAAAAACTCAGCAAAATGAATTATACGGGTCTCTTTCTGGCCTTAATTGCGATTGTATTAATAGTGATGTCGCAGCGCTAA
- a CDS encoding 2OG-Fe(II) oxygenase, with protein MENSFEALIATFIENKVGISEHFLSTKLANSLKQNLIALNQKSLLMAAGIGNSEKLSYDGAIRSDSIYWLDKKHNNAFENEFFVQIEAFILYLNQSCYAGITGYEFHYSLYESGDFYLKHLDQFKNNPSRKYSMISYLNSNWQESDGGELLIHQADNNQKISPTQGKTVFFKSDELVHEVLVTQNTRMSITGWLKSD; from the coding sequence ATGGAAAACAGCTTTGAAGCTTTGATTGCTACTTTTATTGAAAATAAAGTAGGGATATCCGAACATTTTTTGAGTACAAAATTGGCGAATAGTTTAAAACAAAACCTAATTGCGCTGAATCAGAAAAGTTTGTTGATGGCGGCAGGAATCGGCAATTCAGAGAAACTTTCTTACGATGGCGCCATTAGAAGTGATTCTATTTATTGGTTGGATAAAAAACACAACAATGCTTTCGAAAATGAATTCTTTGTTCAAATCGAAGCCTTTATTCTGTATTTGAACCAAAGTTGTTATGCGGGAATAACAGGATACGAATTTCATTATTCGTTATATGAATCGGGTGATTTTTATTTGAAACACCTCGACCAATTCAAGAATAATCCCAGCCGAAAATACTCTATGATCAGTTATTTAAATAGCAATTGGCAGGAAAGTGATGGCGGAGAATTGCTCATTCATCAAGCCGATAACAACCAGAAAATCAGTCCGACTCAAGGTAAAACGGTTTTCTTTAAAAGTGATGAATTAGTACATGAAGTTTTAGTAACCCAAAATACCCGAATGAGTATTACCGGTTGGTTAAAGAGCGATTGA
- a CDS encoding AAA family ATPase codes for MNNIKTLEELKKSGYESKSIKDELRYNLREKIKSGKPTFEGVHGFENTVIPELERAILSRHNINLLGLRGQAKTRLARKMIELLDEYIPFVSGSEINDNPLQPISRFAKDLIAEKGDETPISWLHRSERFFEKLATPDVTVADLIGDVDPIKAANLKLSYADDRVIHFGMIPRANRCIFVINELPDLQARIQVALFNILQEGDIQIRGFKLRMPLDMQFIFTANPEDYTNRGSIVTPLKDRIGSQILTHYPETIKIARTITEQEAKLDVAQSDLVYVPSLAMDLLEQISFEARESEYIDNKSGVSARMSITAFENLLSTAERRALKSGVDKTTLRLSDFMGIIPAITGKVELVYEGEQEGAAVVAQHLIGDAIHTFFPAYFPKIEKLEKQDEKTPYSDTLEWFFTESGFELLDDCSDVEYKSILDSIAPLEVLIKKYQPQIEIQDTYFMKEFILWGLVEYNKLSKDRLSEGYQFKDMYGSYISKL; via the coding sequence ATGAACAACATAAAAACACTCGAAGAATTAAAAAAATCAGGTTACGAAAGCAAAAGCATCAAGGATGAATTGCGTTACAATCTGCGTGAAAAAATTAAATCAGGAAAACCTACTTTTGAAGGAGTTCACGGATTTGAAAACACGGTTATTCCCGAATTAGAACGCGCAATTTTATCGCGTCATAACATCAATTTGTTGGGACTTCGTGGTCAAGCCAAAACCAGATTAGCCCGAAAAATGATTGAATTATTAGACGAATACATTCCGTTTGTATCCGGTTCAGAAATCAATGATAATCCGTTGCAACCTATTTCCCGTTTCGCCAAAGATTTAATTGCCGAAAAAGGAGACGAAACACCGATTTCCTGGTTGCACCGAAGCGAGCGTTTTTTCGAAAAATTAGCTACGCCGGATGTTACGGTTGCCGATTTAATTGGTGATGTCGATCCAATAAAAGCAGCCAATTTAAAACTGTCGTATGCGGATGATCGCGTAATTCATTTTGGTATGATTCCAAGAGCCAATCGCTGCATTTTTGTAATTAATGAACTACCCGATTTACAAGCCAGAATTCAAGTGGCTTTGTTTAATATTTTGCAGGAAGGCGATATTCAGATTCGTGGGTTCAAGCTGCGAATGCCGCTGGACATGCAGTTTATTTTCACTGCAAATCCTGAAGATTACACGAATCGTGGAAGTATTGTAACACCATTAAAAGATAGGATTGGTTCTCAAATCCTGACACATTATCCGGAAACTATTAAAATCGCCCGAACGATTACGGAGCAAGAGGCGAAACTTGATGTCGCACAAAGTGATTTGGTATATGTACCATCTTTAGCGATGGATTTATTGGAACAAATAAGTTTTGAAGCCAGAGAAAGCGAATATATTGACAATAAAAGCGGAGTAAGTGCGAGAATGAGTATCACGGCTTTTGAAAATTTATTGAGTACTGCGGAACGTCGAGCCTTGAAATCCGGCGTAGATAAAACCACATTGCGATTGTCAGATTTTATGGGAATCATTCCGGCAATTACAGGAAAAGTAGAATTGGTTTATGAAGGCGAGCAGGAGGGAGCTGCAGTTGTAGCGCAACATTTAATCGGCGATGCGATTCATACATTCTTCCCGGCTTATTTTCCAAAGATTGAAAAATTAGAGAAACAAGACGAGAAAACGCCGTATTCTGATACGCTAGAATGGTTTTTTACCGAAAGTGGTTTCGAATTATTAGACGATTGTTCGGATGTGGAATACAAAAGTATTTTAGACAGTATCGCGCCGCTGGAAGTTTTAATCAAAAAGTACCAACCGCAAATCGAAATTCAGGATACGTATTTCATGAAAGAATTTATTCTTTGGGGATTGGTTGAATATAATAAATTGAGCAAAGACCGCTTATCCGAAGGCTATCAGTTTAAGGATATGTACGGAAGTTACATCAGTAAATTGTAA
- a CDS encoding vWA domain-containing protein: protein MKNTIKKGFYFKQYEAPFQSPFDKLFVIFKELITHTSGDFDEAIDWLRELDKEYKLTDSAYTIDDFVEDLKKKGYIREELKDDGTSGIGITAKTERAIRQQALDNIFGNLKRSGNGNHKTKHAGNGDEHTGEFREFHFGDGLERISLTESLRNAQINNGVADFMLTENDLVVEETQYKSQMSTVLMIDISHSMILYGEDRITPAKKVAMALAELITTRYPKDTLDILVFGNDAWTIAIRDLPYLKVGPYHTNTVAGLQLAMDLLRRKRNTNKQIFMITDGKPSCVREKDGSYYMNSNGLDEYIVDKCYNQAQQARKLHIPITTFMIANDPYLQQFVNRFTEANQGKAFYTGLKGLGEMIFEDYETNRKKRIK from the coding sequence ATGAAAAATACCATCAAAAAAGGATTTTATTTCAAGCAATACGAAGCACCGTTTCAATCTCCGTTTGATAAACTCTTTGTTATTTTCAAAGAGCTGATAACGCATACTTCGGGAGATTTTGACGAAGCTATCGACTGGTTGCGGGAATTAGATAAGGAATATAAACTAACGGATTCCGCTTATACCATCGATGATTTTGTTGAAGATTTAAAGAAAAAAGGCTACATCCGAGAAGAACTCAAAGACGATGGAACTTCAGGAATTGGAATTACTGCCAAAACGGAACGCGCGATACGCCAACAAGCATTAGACAACATTTTTGGGAATTTAAAACGTTCCGGAAACGGGAATCACAAAACCAAACACGCTGGAAACGGGGACGAACATACCGGTGAGTTTCGGGAGTTTCATTTTGGAGACGGCTTAGAACGGATTTCTTTGACAGAAAGCCTACGCAATGCCCAAATCAATAATGGCGTTGCCGATTTTATGTTGACCGAAAATGATTTGGTTGTAGAAGAAACACAGTATAAATCACAGATGAGTACGGTTTTGATGATTGATATCAGCCACAGTATGATTTTGTACGGCGAAGACCGAATCACGCCTGCCAAAAAAGTAGCGATGGCTTTGGCCGAATTAATTACGACTCGTTACCCAAAAGACACCTTAGATATTCTGGTTTTTGGTAATGATGCCTGGACGATTGCCATTCGGGATTTACCGTATTTAAAAGTGGGTCCGTATCATACAAACACCGTTGCCGGATTACAATTGGCGATGGATTTGCTCCGACGAAAACGAAATACCAACAAACAAATTTTCATGATTACCGACGGAAAACCAAGTTGCGTTCGCGAAAAAGACGGTTCCTATTATATGAACAGCAACGGACTTGACGAATATATTGTTGACAAATGCTACAATCAGGCACAACAAGCTCGTAAATTACACATTCCAATCACGACGTTTATGATTGCCAATGACCCGTATTTACAGCAATTTGTCAATCGATTTACCGAAGCCAATCAGGGAAAAGCTTTCTATACCGGTTTAAAAGGGTTGGGCGAAATGATTTTTGAAGATTATGAAACCAATCGTAAAAAAAGGATAAAGTAA
- the glgA gene encoding glycogen synthase: MKIALFSNEFPPNIYGGAGVHIDFLSQELSKLGDVEVRCFGDQNEDTATMHVKGINSCLNTMEDKENTHIKMFHNLSRNVEMAQATPQADIIHCHTWYTHLAGVFSRELLQVPLILTTHSLETHRPWKVEQLGNGYFLSRWIEDKAYKSADGVIAVSEQMKRDVIEAYDVAPEKVTVIHNGIDPEFYKPTFDTALLTEYGINPDIPFVLFVGRITRQKGISQLIAAAKYFNTNCQIVLCAGAPDTPEIAAETEALIAELKAQRDGVILISEMLPREKIKILYSHARVFACPSLYEPFGIINLEAMACETPVVGSLVGGIPEIIVEGSTGYLIPLQSVSRTDFNPADPESFQKNFAAKINVLLEDETLATQMGKEGRIRVLKQFSWESIAKITFDYYQEVIARFEKEKA, from the coding sequence ATGAAAATAGCTCTTTTTTCCAATGAATTTCCTCCAAATATTTACGGAGGTGCCGGTGTACACATTGATTTCCTTAGTCAGGAATTATCCAAATTAGGAGACGTTGAAGTACGCTGCTTTGGAGACCAAAATGAAGATACCGCTACAATGCATGTAAAAGGCATCAATTCCTGTCTCAACACTATGGAAGACAAAGAAAATACTCACATCAAAATGTTTCATAATCTGAGTCGAAATGTAGAAATGGCACAAGCCACTCCGCAGGCTGACATCATACATTGCCATACTTGGTACACGCATTTAGCCGGAGTTTTCAGCAGAGAATTGTTGCAGGTTCCGCTTATTCTTACCACACACAGTTTAGAAACACATCGCCCTTGGAAAGTGGAGCAATTAGGAAATGGTTATTTTCTTTCCCGCTGGATTGAGGACAAAGCCTACAAATCGGCTGACGGTGTAATCGCCGTGAGCGAACAAATGAAACGAGATGTAATTGAAGCTTATGATGTTGCGCCTGAAAAAGTGACTGTGATTCATAACGGAATTGATCCTGAGTTTTACAAACCTACTTTTGACACGGCATTATTAACTGAATATGGTATCAATCCTGACATTCCGTTTGTTCTATTTGTGGGTCGCATTACTCGGCAAAAAGGGATTTCCCAACTTATAGCTGCCGCTAAATATTTTAATACCAACTGCCAAATCGTACTTTGTGCCGGCGCACCGGATACACCGGAAATTGCAGCCGAAACCGAAGCCTTAATCGCCGAATTAAAAGCGCAACGTGACGGAGTTATCTTGATTTCGGAAATGCTTCCGCGCGAAAAAATAAAAATATTGTACAGTCATGCCCGCGTCTTTGCATGTCCTTCATTGTATGAGCCGTTTGGTATTATTAATTTAGAAGCAATGGCTTGCGAAACGCCTGTTGTGGGAAGTTTAGTAGGCGGAATTCCAGAAATTATTGTTGAAGGCAGCACCGGTTATTTAATTCCGCTGCAAAGTGTTTCAAGAACCGATTTCAATCCAGCCGATCCAGAATCTTTCCAGAAAAATTTCGCTGCCAAAATAAATGTACTTTTAGAAGACGAAACTTTGGCAACCCAAATGGGAAAAGAAGGTCGAATTCGCGTATTGAAACAATTCAGTTGGGAATCTATTGCCAAAATTACTTTTGACTATTACCAAGAAGTAATTGCCCGATTTGAAAAAGAAAAAGCATAA
- the pepT gene encoding peptidase T, with amino-acid sequence MQHIIDRFISYVTIDTESDSNSETTPSTAKQWNLANLLVEELKSIGMQDVTIDDKAYIMATLPSNVAHEVPTIGFISHFDTSPDFSGANVKPQIIPNYDGKDIVLNAAQNIILSPSYFKDLLQYKGQTLITTDGTTLLGADDKAGITEIVTAMEFLINNPDIKHGKIRIGFTPDEEIGRGAHHFDVEKFGADWAYTMDGSQVGELEYENFNAAGAKIIFKGKSVHPGYAKGKMINSMLIANTFINELPKNETPETTSRYEGFFHVHHLTGSIEETVLELIIRDHSKREFEKRKELIEKITRKINKKFAKQFGGDIATTEIKDQYYNMKEMVLPVKHIVDIAEKAMKELGIKPLIKPIRGGTDGSQLSYKGLPCPNIFAGGHNFHGKYEYVPVESIQKAVEVIVKIAQLTAIPHSK; translated from the coding sequence ATGCAACATATTATAGACCGATTCATCAGTTATGTAACTATTGATACGGAATCCGATTCGAATTCTGAAACTACTCCAAGTACAGCAAAACAATGGAATCTGGCTAACTTACTGGTTGAAGAGTTAAAATCCATAGGAATGCAGGATGTGACCATTGATGACAAAGCCTATATTATGGCAACTTTACCCAGCAATGTGGCTCATGAAGTTCCTACCATTGGTTTTATTTCGCATTTTGACACTTCGCCTGATTTTAGCGGAGCTAATGTAAAACCACAGATTATTCCGAATTATGATGGTAAAGACATCGTTTTGAACGCAGCACAAAACATCATTTTATCGCCTTCCTACTTTAAAGATTTGTTGCAATATAAAGGACAAACCTTGATTACAACCGACGGAACAACCTTACTTGGTGCGGATGATAAAGCCGGAATCACCGAAATTGTTACCGCCATGGAATTCCTGATTAATAATCCCGATATCAAACACGGAAAAATCAGAATCGGATTTACACCTGATGAAGAAATTGGTCGTGGTGCCCATCATTTTGATGTAGAAAAATTTGGTGCTGATTGGGCTTATACGATGGACGGCAGTCAAGTAGGCGAATTAGAATATGAAAATTTTAATGCAGCTGGAGCCAAAATTATTTTCAAAGGAAAAAGTGTTCATCCAGGCTACGCCAAAGGAAAAATGATCAATTCAATGTTGATTGCCAATACCTTTATAAATGAATTGCCTAAAAATGAAACTCCGGAAACCACAAGCCGTTATGAGGGATTTTTTCATGTTCATCATCTGACAGGAAGTATTGAAGAAACGGTTTTGGAGCTGATTATCAGAGATCACAGCAAAAGGGAATTTGAAAAACGCAAAGAGTTAATTGAAAAAATCACCCGAAAAATCAATAAGAAATTTGCGAAACAATTTGGTGGAGACATCGCAACAACCGAAATAAAAGATCAATATTACAATATGAAAGAAATGGTTTTACCGGTAAAACATATTGTAGATATTGCCGAAAAAGCAATGAAAGAACTGGGAATTAAACCTTTAATCAAACCCATTCGTGGCGGAACAGACGGTTCGCAATTGTCCTATAAAGGATTGCCGTGTCCCAATATATTTGCCGGCGGTCACAATTTTCATGGAAAATATGAATATGTTCCTGTAGAAAGCATTCAAAAAGCAGTTGAAGTCATTGTGAAAATTGCGCAATTGACTGCGATTCCTCATTCGAAATAA